From the Yoonia rosea genome, the window GGAACAGAAGAGGCCGATATTCACGCCATTGACGCCAAAACGCGTATCGTCCGACGCCACGGCCAGATCGCAGGTTGCCACAAGCTGGCAACCGGCCGCCGTGGCGATGCCGTGGACTTGCGCGATGACAGGTTGGGGCATGGACTGGATCCGCTGCATCATGGCGGCACAACGATCGAAGAGGTCCTTGAAATAGGCCGCACCCCCATCGGGCGATTGCCGTCCGGCCTGCATTTCCTTGAGGTCATGGCCCGCGCAGAACGCTTTGCCTGATCCCCGCAGGATCACGGCGCGGATGCTGCTGTCCTGTGCGATTTGATCAAACGCCCCGTGCAGGGCAGCCAGCATCGCATCCGAAAGGGCATTCAGGCGCTCGGGCGCGTTCATCGTCAAGGTGGCGATATGGCCTGTGTCTTCGCGAAGCAGGATTGTCATCTTGTCCCTTTCGGTGTTGCTTGGGTGAACCGTAATGCAGCGCGAGGTGATATGGAACACAAGATGGATATTCCCGGACTTCAATCGTTTCTGATTGAGGCTTTTCCGCAGGTTGCCGGAGAGATCGCGGTGACTGAACTGGCCGCTGATCAGCTGACGGTGCGTTTAAAGGTCCAAGACAAGCACTTGCGCCCCGGAGGCACGGTATCCGGGCCGACGATGTTTATGCTGGCTGATGTGGCTGTCTATCTGGCGATCCTATCGCGGATCGGGCCGGTTGCCTTGGCGGTGACCACCAATTGCAGCATCGATTTTATGCGCAAACCAGTCGCCGATGCCGATCTGATCTGCACGGCGCGGCTGCTGAAATGCGGGCGGGTGCTGGCCGTTGGCGATGTGCTGATCCACAGCGCGGGGCAGGCGGCCCCTGTCGCCCGCGCAAGCCTGACCTATTCCATTCCGCCAAAATAAAAAAATGGGCCGCAACCAGTGCGGCCCAGTCAGGAAAAGGCAGGAGGGGTTTAGTCCTGCCAGAACGGCTTGGCGGCTTCTGCCTGCGCAGAGAGGCGGTCCAACCCGATATCATGAAGCAGATGTGGTTCTAAGTCCTTCAATGCGCGGCGGGTTTTGCGTCGGGTGTCCCATTGTGTCACCACCACAGCAAATTTAACCGCAAGGCCAGCAACCATTGGCAGGTCTTTCCGGGCAGTGAGATTCATAAGTTGCGCGGTATGGAGCGCGTTTGACATGGGTCGACTCCTAAAATTGTATTGACACAATACAGAGAATTTCTACAATGCATTGGTACAAATGAAGAAACTAAAGGTCTATAAAATGATTGTATCCGATACAATTTGGCAGCCGAAAGTTTCAACCGCTGGCAAGTCCAAATACAAAGCGCTCGCACAGGCGATCCGCGAGGGAATTGTATCAGGACAATTAGCAGCAGGAGAGAAGCTACCGCCGGTGCGTGACCTTGCCTATCGGGTGGGTGTGACACCCGGGACCGTGGCGCGGGCCTATTCGCTTTTGATTGATGAGGGGCGTTTGATCGCCGGTGTGGGCCGGGGGACCTTTGTGTCGGGTCAGAAAACCGGTTCAGAGGCCGCCATCAAGGCACCTGTCATACTGGACAGACCCAGCAATGCGCCGGACCGCGCGCACCTGTTAAGCCCCAAGGTGCCCGATATGGGGCAATCACAGTTGCTGCGTGACGGGATGCAGGCGCTTTCGCGTAACTTTCACCCCGAGCATCTGTTGCGTTATCCCACGCGTGAGACCGACCTTGCCGCGCGGCTTGCGTTTCAGGCCGAGATTGTCCCCGAGAGTGTGGCGCATTTCACCGTTGATGACATCGTCACGGCCCATGGCGGGCAGAGTGCAATCGTGATGGTTTTACAAACGGTGCTGCATGGCACGCATCCCGTGATCGCGGTTGACGAGCTGAGTTATGGCGGTTTTCGCTCGGCGGCGCTTTTGTGTCGGGCGGATGTTGTGCCTTTGCCGTGGGATGAAGAGGGGCCGCTGGTTGCCGCCTTTGAGGAAGCGATCAAATCCAAAAGTGTGCAGGTCTATTTTACCGCATCCGAGGTCTGCAATCCCACGGTCAAGGCCACATCGCCCGCGCGCCGCGTTGAGATTGCGGCGATTGCGCAGCGGTATGGCGTGCACATCATTGATGATGATTGCTATCGTTTGATGAAAACAAAGCGGATCGGGCCGAGCTATCGTGCTTTGCTGCCCGGGCTGGGCTGGTATGTGTCCTCGCCGGCCAAGACGCTGACAGCGGCATTGCGTATCGGTTTTGCGATTGCGCCCGAAGGGTGGGGGCCGGCGCTGGTCAGGACCGCCACATATCATTCCTTTGGTGTCTCGCGGATGATCACGGACCTTTACGCGCATGTGCTGGCCACGCCCGAGCTGCCGCAGATCATTGCGCAAGTAAAGCAGAGGGTGGCCGCAGACATTCACGCGGCCGTCAACATCTTGGGGGGATACCAGTTGAACTGGTCAGAGGACGTGCCGTTCCTGTGGCTTGAACTGCCCAGAGGGTGGCGGGCCACCGCATTCTGTACCGCGGCCGAGGCGTCTGGGGTCCTGATCAAACCTGCCGAAGACTTTGCCTTGCGCGATGGGCGTTCCGTTCATGCGGTGCGTATTGCGATCAATGGTCTTATGCCGCACGACGCCTTCGTCGAGGCGATGGGGGCACTTCGTGCATTGCTTGATCAACCGGCAGAGCAACTTGCGACATAATTGATGGGGTAAAATAATACCTAAATTTTAACCCATTGAAAACGCATGAGTTTACCGCGTCAAAGGCGCTTGACTGCGCACCGGCTCTGTTTATAACGCCCCAATCGAATGACACGTGGCGCGAGCCACCCCAAACTTTTGGTGGAATATGAAAACCTTTACCGCAACTCCTGCGGATATCGACAAGAAATGGATCCTGATCGACGCTGAGGGCGTTGTTCTTGGTCGTCTTGCCTCGATCATCGCAATGCGCTTGCGCGGCAAGCACAAGCCTTCTTTCACACCGCACATGGATATGGGCGACAATGTGATTGTCATCAACGCCGAGAAAATCCAGATGACTGGTAACAAGCGTGATGAGAAATACTATTGGCACACCGGTCACCCCGGCGGCATCAAGTCCAAGACCAAGGCAGAGATCCTTGAAGGTGCGCACCCCGAGCGCGTCATCATGAAAGCCGTACAGCGCATGCTGCCCGGTGGCAAACTGTCCCGTCAGCAGATGACACACCTGCGCGTTTTCGCAGGCGCTGAGCACGGCATGGAAGCCCAGAAGCCCGAAGTTCTGGACGTGAAGTCCATGAACAAAAAGAACACGAGGACTGCATAATGGCCGATCAAGTAAACTCGCTCGAAGAGCTGGGCCAAGTTGCAACAGGTGCCGAGGCACCAGCTGCAGCGGTCGAAGCAACGATCACACGTGAGCCCGTGCGCGACGCGCTTGGCCGGTCCTATGCGACAGGCAAGCGCAAAGACGCTGTTGCCCGCGTCTGGATCAAGCCGGGTTCCGGCAAGGTCACAGTCAACGGCAAAGCCATGGACGCCTATTTCGCGCGTCCCGTTCTGCAGATGATCCTGCGCCAGCCATTTCAGGTTGCCGGTGTTGTTGACCAGTTCGACGTGATGGCAACTGTTGCCGGTGGCGGTCTGTCCGGTCAGGCCGGTGCGGTCAAGCACGGTGTGTCCAAAGCCCTGCAGCTTTACGATCCAACACTGCGTGCCGCGCTGAAGGCCGCCGGCTTCCTGACACGCGACAGCCGTGTGGTTGAGCGTAAGAAGTACGGTAAAGCAAAAGCCCGTAAGAGCTTCCAGTTCTCCAAGCGTTAATCGCTGGATGGCAGAGATTGGAAAGGGCGGTCCTTGGGGCCGCCCTTTTTTGTTTGAAGGCCGTGATTTGGACCAAGGTCCGCTGTGCGGTTCAAGTTTGCCGTTCGTTTCTTATGGTGAAATGACTGCTTGTAACCCAAGATGGACGTTATCCGTCGACGGTTGCACTTGCAGTATTTGACAGTGAGGGGCGGAAAGCGGCCTTTCGCTGCGCTTGGCATAGAGGTCCGCTTTGCGAGACCAAAGCCGACCTTGGTCTCATTATCGTCAATGGCTGCTTCGGGCGGTCGTTCAACAAACGAACCCTTTTGGTAACATCTTATTGGGTTCAGCGGGCTATGAAACTTGATCTGCAGGCCATAAAACGTAATACAATATTGAGCCTTTATTGGGGATTCAAAGATGGCTGATGCCTTGCCTGTGCGACAATATGTTGTCGAGGCCCTACGCTCAGAAATTTTGGCGCTGCGCTTCGCGCCCGGAGAAAAACTTGTCGAACGTCGTCTATGTGAAATGACAGGTGCATCGCGGACTGCTTTGCGAGAAGGTTTACGCCAGCTAGAGGCAGAGGGCCTGATCGAGATCATCCCTAATCGCGGTCCGATTGTCCCCAAGCTGACGCCCAAGAATGCGCAGGACATCTACCAACTGCGTGGGGTTTTAGAGGCTGATCTAAGCCGACAGGCGGCACAGTCCGCCACGGGGCGCGATGTGATCGCGTTGCGAGCTATCGCCGAAAAGGTGACTTCTGCTATGAGATCGGGCGATCGCAAAGCCTTGCTCGCCGCAAAATCAGATTTTTACGACTGGCTTTTGCGCCTTTCGGACAATGACGAAACAACTGTTGTGATGCGCAAGCTTCTTGGCAGAACAGCGATCATTTGGCCGTCGACTGTGCTCGACGATATGCCCGCAAATGTACATGGCATCCAGACTTTCACCGATTTGGTGGACGCAATCGCCGCGCATGATCCTGACCGCGCGGCGCACGCGGCCCGTGTCCAAGTCCTGTCGGCTGGCGAATTTGCCTTGGCCCACATGCAACGCTCTGCAGAAATGTAATACAAAAGACTTGATTAAGTATAAAATGTAATACTATTAAATACCATCTCATCGAAAGGAGATGGTATGACTTTACATCAATTCGACCACGACATTGATCCCGGACGCACGGCTCTTGTGCTGATCGAATGCCAAAACGAATGGCTTGCGCCAGATGGCAAGCTACAGCTCGTCATTGAGGACCGTCCGCAATTTGAACGTGCCGCCAAAGGCGCTTTGACCCTTTTGCAACTTGCGCGGGACGCACAGATGTCTGTTGCGCATGTTGGACTGCGGTTTGCCGAGGGCCACCCGGAAATGGGCGCAGGCGGCTTTGGATTGCGTGGTGCCATAAAGCAATTTGGGACTTTCCCGAGCGCGTCACCTGCGAGCGAATTTGCGCCCGGGTTTACACCTCGCACCGGTGAGTTCGTTGTCCGTGGCCGGGTCGGTGGTTCAGCCTTTGCAGGATCAAATCTGGACATCTGGTTGCGTAACAACGCGATTGATACCGTGATCCTTGCCGGTTTCGCCCTACATGTCTGCGTCGAAAGCTCCCTACGGGCTGCCCATGACCTTGGATACTTCAGCTATGTGGCGCAAGACGCCACCGCCGCATTCAATTCCGCACAGCGCAAGCACGTGCTTGACGATGTCGTGCCGCACTTTGGCAAGGCCTTGTCAAATGCGAACCTTCAATCCCTTCTCTCAACATTTCAGGAACTAAGTGCATGAAATCAATCGTTTGGGCCTTCAGCCTTTCCCTCTTCCCCATCATCACAACAGCAGAGACTTCCATGACCCCGATCAATCCCCCCTTCGTCGACATCCCTGGCGTATCACAGGCCGTTTTGGTCGAAAGTGGCCGGACGCTCTACATTTCAGGTCAGGTGCCTATGGGCCCAGAAGGGCTTGTTGACGGCGGCCTTCTGGCGCAAGCCGACCAAGCCTTTGCCAATTTCACAGCGACGCTCGAAGCGGCCGGTGCCGATTGGAGCAACGTTGCGCGGGTCACATTCTACATCAAGGATTATGACCCAACCCAGTTGGACGTCATGCGTGAGTTGCGCAACAAATGGATCAAAACTGATGTCCCACCAGCATCCGCCCTAATCGGCGTTGCGTCCCTTTTCCATCCCGGTGCATTGATCGAGATCGATGGAATAGCGGTGCTACCATCAGAGTAGATTTTTGCAGAAACTATCGGTGCTGTTCATTTTGAATGGGACCAAAACCGTCATTCTTGAAACCTAAACAAATCAACTTTTTGCTCTTCCCACTAACGCCGTTCAAAACGCAAATGGCTGTCGAACGCTTTTGGATCACTTGTGAAAGAGGCCTTCCGTGCAAAACGCAGCATCGGTGACTATGGGCTCACAGCTGCCGTTCGCTGCAAGATGCATCAACGGTAGCGTTAGGCCGAAATTGACCGAATGGTCGCTCAAAGTTCGCTACTCTGCAAAGCTCTATCCCTGCGCATTTCCGCCGTTCAGGCTGAAAGCAATGTCGGTCAAAGTGGATCCTACGTCGTCGTCGCAATAACCGATCCGCATGCTTGTGCTCTCATCACAGCTAGTCGAACTGATAGGACAGCCTGACCCCAACAGTCTCTAACCCCGGGTTCACTTCGGACAGATCGGCGTTCGAGCGGTGATCAAGAAACACCGAAAGGCTGCCCATGTCACCGAATTTGACACCAGCGCCGACTGATCCGCGCCATTGGAGCGGAAAACCCAGATCGGGGCCCTCGTCTTGTATATAGAGACCGGGCATGAGTGAGGCTTCGATAAAGATCGGGCTGTCGCTGATGCGTTCGCTGGACCATTTGGCACCGGCACCCAGCCAAAGATCGTTGTTGCTCGTCAGGCTTGCACCCACAGTCGGTTGCACCGCGCCAATGCGCTTGGGGAGGTCGTAGCTGATGAACACCTCATCGCCGATTACCTCTTCCTGAAAGTACGTATCGCCATATTGCACATGGATGCGCGCCGGTGCCTCGCTTTGCTGAAAGCAATCGCTCTGGCAGTCGTTCAGGTAGGTGTCTGTGGCGCTTACGATGATAAAAATCCAGGCGAACGTACTATCAGCCATTGGGGTCCTCACTGTCAGGTGCGATCAGGCCAAGCCCGCGCAGATAAATCCCGATCCCTGTCTCAAGCAGGTCTTCAGGCGGAAACGGGCTTTTGGTGCCGGGGTTGGAGCGGGCGAAAAGCTCGACCACGCCATGCGATAGCGCCCAGATATGGGCACTGAACATCTGGGGTGGGGGGCGCTTTTCGGCCGGAATATGTTGCGAGAGCTGTTCAGCCGCTTTTTCCAGAACGCCCATCGCGCGGGTGGCGACGGCGTGCAGCTCTGATGAGCGGTTGATCGAAATGCCGCTCTCGAACATCGCGATATAGTGGCCGGGATATTTGCGCGCAAAGGCCAGATAGGCGCGTCCCGTGGCCTCGAATGCCTTGAGCGCCGATGGCTGGCCGTCGCCATAAGCGTATTCCATCAGGTCACCGAACATCTCGTAGCCTTGCAGCGCTGCCGCCGCGATCAGATCCTCGCGGCCCTCAAAATGGCGGTAGACGGCGGCTGGGGTCACACCGGCCTCGCGCGCCGCCTCGGACAGGGTAAACCCCGTCGGGCCACGCTTTTCGATCAGCGTCAGACAGCCGTCGATCAGCGCCTCGCGCAGATTGCCGTGATGATACCCGCGTTTAGCCATGCCAGAGGTCAGGCCCCCCAAGGATCTTGTCATCTGTGGGGGTGACGGCAGTTTCATCCTTCATCGGGTAATCAAGCTGGCCCAACAGATGCCGGATCACCTGCACGCGCGCGCGGCGCTTGTCGTCTGAGCGCACAATCGTCCATGGTGCATGCGCGGTATGGGTGCGCTCAAGCGTCTCCGCGATTGCGGCGGTATAGGCGTCCCATTTGCTCAGGCCTTCGACGTCTATCCAGCTGAGCTTCCATTGCTTCAGCGGGTCTTTCTCGCGGTCCAGAAAGCGTTTGAGCTGTGTGGCACGTCCGACATTGAGCCAGATTTTGACCAGTGTGATCCCTTCATGGACCAGCATGTCTTCAAACTCGGGAACCTGCGCAAACCAGCGTTCACGCTGTTCCGGCGTGCAAAAGCCGAAAACATGTTCAACGACGCCGCGATTGTACCAGCTGCGGTCAAAGATCGTGATTTCACCTTTCGCGGGCAGATGGGCGATGTAGCGTTGGAAATACCACTGCGCGGCCTCCACATCGGTGGGCTTGGACAGAGCGACCAGTTTTGCGCCACGCGGATTAAGGTTCTCGCGCAAGCGTTTGATTGTGCCACCTTTTCCGGCTGCGTCACGCCCTTCGAAAACCACTGCGATGCGGCGTCCGGTTTCGCGCGCCCATGCCTGCATCCGGACCAGTTCGATTTGCAGGGCGGCCAGCTCGGCCTCGTATTCACTGCGCTTCCAGCGGTCCTGATAGGGGTATGCCGGGTTGATAATGTCACCCTTGCCCGCTGCTTTTACTGCGTCACGCACGTCGGCAGGGGCATCTTCAGTGAAATAGCGGCTGATCCCGCCATCAAAAGGTAAATCCATGAAAATTCTCCCAAACCTCGCACACCATATATGGGGGTTTGTATCTGGAAGCGCAATTCGGCTTTCAACGCCAAGAGAGACTAAGGTTGCAGGCCCGCGCGCTGTGCTGCGCGGTCAATTGCGCTGATCGCGGCAAGCGGGTCCGCATGGTGTGGCATATGACCCACGCCGGGCAGGCGGGTTGTGTTCACTTGCGGGACGATTTTCGCGATCTCTTCGGCATGAATGTGGATCGGGACGGTCGTGTCTTCCTCGCCATGCAGAATCTCGATCGGCAGCGTCAGCTCCGGATACCGCTGGGAGAGTTGCACGACATGCGGGCGCGATGTGTTTACCTGCCGCGTATTGGCGCGCATGCTGGATGGCCGCAGCGTCAGCCCGGCGCCGATGTAGTCTGCATAGCCTGCAGGCGCGCTTTGCGGGGCAAAGGTCGCTTCGATGCTGCTATCCACCACCGAAGGCGGCACAAAGGCGGAAATTGCAGGGATCGTCACGACACCGCCAAAGGCGCTGCCATTGACGGTATAGTATCTGTCCAGCCCGCCCGGCCACGGCATGGTGACGCCGGCAAATGACACGATTGCCGATGCATTCGCGGGGCTGTCTTGATCCAGACCAGCCACCGCCCATGCATAAGAAACGATGCCACCAAAGCTGTGTCCTGCCACAATCGGATCTGTGATGCCGATCTTTTCTGCGGCTTCGCGCAGCATGGCCGCTTGCGCCTGCGGGCTGTCACCTTCGGTCGCGGTCAGCCCAGTGGCGATGCCGGGCACCCTGTCGGTATACCCCAGACCGGGGCGATCAAAGGCCGTGACAGTATAGCGATCTGTCAGACGGTTCATCAGATCAAAGGTCCATTCGCGCAGGTTGCCACCCGCGCCATGCAACAGGACCAGATGCGGCCCGCTGCCGTCTTGCACATAATGCACCTGACCGCCCGTCACATCGACGAACTGACCCAGTGGCGGGTATTGCGTGGTTGCCTGCGCGGCGCGGTACTGTGAAATCACGGTGGTTGCCAGCGCTGTGACACCGAGAATGACGGAAAGGGTTTTAACTGCCAATTTTATCCAACTCAAAATGGGTGGTCTGGTAAATTTCGTTTATCCAGTTTCCATATAGGAGATGTGCGTGACTTCTCCACCTGTTCTGAGGTTGTTTCGTCGGGTCATCACCCGGATAGTAATTCATCGGCACGTTAATCGGCGTACCATTGCTGATATCGCGGTCATATTCCTGCTTGAGCGTGCCGCTGTCGTACTCGAAGTGATTGAAAATATAAAGCGCACGGTGTGCCGGGTCCTCGACAAGGGCAGGGCCCGCGTCATCGCTGGTAATCAGCGTCTTCAGCCCACCCGCTGCATCAATTTCATCCTGACGCATCTCTGTCCAGCGGCTGACTGGGATCACGCAATCATCCGAAAACCCGCGCAAATAGGGTGAGGCGGGGTCGGTGACATGGTGCCGGAAACAGCCGAAGGCTTTGTGATCCAAAAGGTGTTTCTGCACACCGTGGAAATAATTGATCATCGCCATGCCACCCCAGCACACGCCAAAGGTGGAATGCACATTGGTTTGGGTCCAGTCGAAGACCTCGGTCAGCTCGTCCCAATAGGTCACGTCCGCGAAAGGCAGGTGTTCAATCGGCGCGCCTGTGATGATCAGACCGTCGTATTTTTCGTCTTTCACCTCTGAAAACGGGCGATAGAACTCTTCCATATGCTCGGCGGCGGTGTTCTTGGTCTGGTGTTCCGTCATCCGCACCAGTGACAGCTCAATCTGCAAAGGGGTGGCCCCGATCAGGCGTGCGAACTGGTTCTCGGTCTGGATCTTTTTGGGCATCAGGTTCAGCAAGGCAATCCGCAGCGGGCGGATGTCCTGACGGGACGCTGTATCTTCATCAAGCACCATAACGCCTTCGTTCGACAGAACGTTATAGGCGGGCAGGGCACTGGGCAGTTTAATAGGCATTGTTCACATCCAAGATAAGACGGCAGAGATAGGCGGCTTAGCCGCGCATCTCAAGGGCGTCAGCGATCATGCCAACAAAGCCCTCCGTATCTTTGACCTTCTCAACGGCATGTTGCGGTACGGTGATGCCCCATTTGTCCGCCATCGCCTGATAGCGCGGCTGGCGGTGCGCCAGTGCCTTGGCAAAGGCCCAGCGGATGAAATCATCGGGGTTTACCTTGTCAGGGGCCACGTTGAACTCATCCAGATAGGCGTTCCATGTCGCTAACAGAAAGGCGGGATCATAGGACATCGGCTTGGGTTCGCGATCAAAGCGCCGGATCAGTTCGGCGGTATGCTCGTCGGTGCCTTTGATCCAGACCATCAGTGTCTTGGCGGCCAGATCGGTCATGATCGGATCATCCGGATCATTCACATCGACCCATTCACAGATGGACCCGCCCGTGTCGCAAACAAAATGCGGGTACTGGTAAAGCCTGCTGGAACGTTCGATGAAATGCCCCGTATCATGCAGTGCCGCGATTTCAGCCTGCTGAAACTGGTCCTGACGGCGGGTGTATTCATCCCAGGGCAGGCCGCCGAAGGCAGGATCACCCGGTTTGCCCAGATAGGACGACATCGGCCGCAGATCGTTGAACGAGATGTTCGAGCCGATATAGATGCTGTCCGAGCGCAGAAGATCACGCAGGAACGGCACCTTCATGGCTTCGCGCTTGGCGTTATCCGCGATCAGCTCGCCCATGTACCGCGTCCCGATACGGTAATCGATCGAGTAGTGAAACCAGTCGCCTGTGCTGCGCAGCATGTTGGACAGATACGTCTTGCCGAGGCCGGACATGGCAAACAGCAGAACGCGTTTTTGCGGGGCGTTGCGCCACTCGGATGCGGATGTGTAAATCATGCCGCAAGGGGTAGCGGCAGGTTAGCGCATTTTCCAGCGGTTTTTACGGCTCTCACCCCAAGACGCTGGGCCAATTTGCGTTTGCGGAGGCAATATGACCCGGAATATCGCGTTCCCAACGGCGGCGCACGCTGGTTGAGAAATTTAGGTAAAGCTTGTCGTCCACGATCGACCACGCCTCGGGCACAGTTGGCGCTGTGTAGCCTTGGCTGACCGCATAGGCGCAATAACCGCCGTATTGCGGCGCATAGCGGGCAGGGTCGGCGGCAAAGGCATCGCGGTTCTCGGTCGATGCGAACAGCCATGTCGCACCCATATAGTCAAACGTGATCTCGGGATTGCCCGCAACGGGGGCGCCTTGGGTGAAGTAGCCGACAACATCGGACCCATCCACGGCGATCCCGTTCTCGGCGTAAACCTCAGGCGTGGCGGCCATGGCGCGGGGGGCAAAGGCGGCGAAAGCGGGTGCAGCGATGGCTGCCGTCAAAAGGTGGCGTCGTGTGATCGTCATTGCGGGTCTCCTCGTGCTGGACTGGCATTTCTGATCCCAATAGGGGCAT encodes:
- a CDS encoding ATPase, with the protein product MIYTSASEWRNAPQKRVLLFAMSGLGKTYLSNMLRSTGDWFHYSIDYRIGTRYMGELIADNAKREAMKVPFLRDLLRSDSIYIGSNISFNDLRPMSSYLGKPGDPAFGGLPWDEYTRRQDQFQQAEIAALHDTGHFIERSSRLYQYPHFVCDTGGSICEWVDVNDPDDPIMTDLAAKTLMVWIKGTDEHTAELIRRFDREPKPMSYDPAFLLATWNAYLDEFNVAPDKVNPDDFIRWAFAKALAHRQPRYQAMADKWGITVPQHAVEKVKDTEGFVGMIADALEMRG
- a CDS encoding YHS domain-containing (seleno)protein, translated to MTITRRHLLTAAIAAPAFAAFAPRAMAATPEVYAENGIAVDGSDVVGYFTQGAPVAGNPEITFDYMGATWLFASTENRDAFAADPARYAPQYGGYCAYAVSQGYTAPTVPEAWSIVDDKLYLNFSTSVRRRWERDIPGHIASANANWPSVLG